A single genomic interval of Rosistilla ulvae harbors:
- the rpsJ gene encoding 30S ribosomal protein S10, which yields MASPHEIIRIRMEAYDHSILDQSAADIVDTVKRTHSEVHGPIPLPTRIERYTVISGPFVNKKARQQFEIRTHKRLIDIVQATAKTIEALNKLSLPAGVDIKIKATAS from the coding sequence GTGGCGTCTCCTCACGAAATCATCCGAATCCGCATGGAAGCCTACGATCATTCGATCTTGGACCAAAGTGCGGCCGATATAGTTGATACCGTGAAGCGGACTCACAGTGAGGTTCACGGGCCGATCCCATTGCCGACTCGCATCGAGCGATATACGGTAATCTCTGGGCCGTTTGTGAACAAGAAAGCTCGTCAGCAGTTCGAGATCCGAACGCACAAGCGATTGATCGATATTGTCCAGGCTACCGCAAAGACGATTGAAGCTCTCAACAAGCTGAGCTTGCCTGCGGGTGTCGACATTAAGATCAAGGCAACTGCTAGCTAG
- the rplC gene encoding 50S ribosomal protein L3, which translates to MTQLYSDDGTVMTVTVIEAGPCNVLQVRTQERDGYQAVQLGFSDKPRRLASRSERGHVAKLDSKRQRDRSKSGAASVVKADCEPQRFVREIRGESDLEVGAKVSVDAFAEVKAVDVTGTSKGRGFAGVMKRHNFSGQRATHGVKKVHRHAGGTGCSASPSRTFKGRRMAGQYGNVKHTKRNLQVVRVDAENNLIMVRGGVPGPAGGYVVIRETNMVR; encoded by the coding sequence ATGACGCAGTTGTACTCCGACGACGGCACGGTGATGACCGTGACTGTGATCGAAGCTGGACCATGCAATGTCTTGCAAGTTCGCACCCAGGAGCGTGACGGTTATCAGGCTGTGCAGTTGGGCTTCTCTGATAAGCCTCGCCGGTTGGCAAGCCGCAGTGAACGTGGGCATGTCGCGAAATTGGACAGCAAACGGCAGCGAGATCGCAGCAAGTCTGGCGCGGCATCGGTCGTGAAGGCTGATTGCGAACCGCAACGGTTCGTTCGCGAGATTCGCGGTGAATCGGATCTAGAAGTCGGTGCAAAGGTTAGCGTCGACGCATTTGCTGAAGTGAAAGCGGTTGATGTTACCGGCACCAGCAAGGGTCGTGGTTTCGCTGGCGTCATGAAGCGACATAATTTCTCCGGTCAACGTGCAACGCACGGTGTCAAGAAGGTCCACCGCCACGCTGGCGGTACCGGTTGCAGTGCCTCGCCGAGTCGCACCTTTAAAGGTCGTCGCATGGCAGGTCAGTACGGAAATGTGAAGCACACGAAACGAAACCTACAGGTTGTGCGTGTCGATGCCGAAAACAATTTGATCATGGTGCGCGGTGGCGTTCCAGGTCCGGCTGGTGGATACGTTGTCATCCGCGAAACGAACATGGTCAGGTAG
- a CDS encoding aldo/keto reductase produces MQRRPIGRSGLVVSEICMGTMTFGSQCDEPTSFAIMDRAFEAGIDFFDAAELYPVPPKAETVGVTEEIVGRWMKTKPRDQVLIASKITGPGHGWFRPPVRGGVTAIDRHQIIRCCDQSLQRLGTDYIDLYQTHWPDHNMRYEETLGALTELKQAGKIRAIGCSNETSWGVMKSLWQAEKHGTMRYDTVQNNFSLINRRCESELAQVCRKENVGLLPYSPLGGGVLTGKYNEQNPPGGRFTEYLENGEPRQQRMARRFVNDRTIETTRRLKVIADEIGVSLATLAVAWSKQHDFVASTIIGATSVAQLNESLPAADLVLDSQTMERIDAIDAEIPTPMTEDGLRRL; encoded by the coding sequence ATGCAGCGACGCCCAATAGGACGCAGTGGTTTGGTCGTGTCCGAGATTTGCATGGGAACGATGACCTTTGGTTCGCAGTGCGATGAACCGACATCGTTTGCGATCATGGATCGCGCTTTCGAAGCGGGGATCGACTTCTTCGATGCCGCCGAATTGTACCCGGTGCCTCCCAAAGCGGAGACCGTTGGCGTGACCGAAGAGATCGTCGGGCGATGGATGAAGACGAAGCCTCGCGACCAAGTTCTGATCGCTTCAAAAATTACGGGCCCTGGCCACGGCTGGTTTCGCCCACCGGTACGCGGCGGCGTCACGGCGATCGATCGCCACCAAATCATCCGATGCTGCGATCAAAGCCTGCAGCGACTGGGGACCGACTACATCGATCTCTATCAAACCCACTGGCCCGATCACAACATGCGCTATGAAGAGACGCTCGGCGCGCTGACCGAACTGAAACAGGCGGGCAAGATCCGCGCGATCGGATGCAGCAACGAAACCTCCTGGGGCGTGATGAAGAGCCTCTGGCAAGCCGAGAAGCATGGCACGATGCGATACGACACTGTGCAGAATAACTTCAGCTTGATCAACCGACGCTGCGAGAGCGAATTGGCGCAGGTTTGTCGTAAAGAAAACGTTGGCCTGCTGCCTTATTCCCCGCTGGGGGGCGGCGTGCTGACCGGCAAGTATAACGAGCAAAACCCACCGGGCGGCCGCTTCACCGAGTACCTGGAGAATGGGGAGCCGCGACAACAACGGATGGCTCGCCGTTTTGTTAACGACCGCACGATCGAAACCACCCGTCGCTTGAAGGTGATCGCCGACGAGATCGGTGTTTCGCTGGCAACGCTTGCCGTCGCTTGGAGCAAGCAGCACGACTTCGTTGCTTCGACCATCATCGGCGCCACCTCGGTGGCCCAGTTGAACGAATCGTTGCCTGCGGCCGACTTGGTGCTCGACTCGCAGACAATGGAGCGGATCGACGCGATCGACGCGGAGATTCCCACTCCGATGACCGAAGACGGGCTACGTCGCCTGTAA
- a CDS encoding carboxypeptidase-like regulatory domain-containing protein: MKIRKTLHATLAIWTCIGLAIPRAAVGNESPGQAPQVKPIAIAPRILDVALHRNGELQGAVVDSNGRPVEGAPVLIGRFGKPIAELRTDPQGRFVVGGLEGGIYQVVSHGAAQHCRVWPAGTAPATAKQGVIHVTEPAVARGAGTSRLHSIFANPLFAIAVVAASVAIPIATEDDDAS; this comes from the coding sequence ATGAAAATTCGCAAAACTTTGCATGCAACTTTGGCGATCTGGACCTGCATCGGGCTCGCGATACCACGAGCTGCCGTCGGCAATGAGAGCCCTGGACAAGCCCCGCAGGTGAAGCCGATTGCGATCGCGCCGCGCATCCTCGACGTCGCCTTGCATCGCAACGGTGAACTGCAGGGTGCGGTCGTCGACAGCAACGGGCGTCCGGTCGAAGGAGCCCCGGTCTTGATCGGCCGGTTTGGAAAGCCGATCGCCGAACTGCGCACCGATCCGCAGGGGCGATTCGTCGTCGGGGGCTTGGAAGGCGGAATCTATCAGGTTGTCTCGCATGGCGCTGCTCAACATTGCCGTGTCTGGCCCGCCGGAACGGCACCGGCGACGGCAAAACAGGGCGTCATTCATGTCACCGAACCGGCGGTAGCTCGCGGTGCGGGGACCAGTCGCCTGCACTCCATCTTTGCAAATCCTCTGTTTGCCATTGCAGTGGTTGCCGCGTCGGTTGCGATCCCCATCGCAACCGAAGACGACGACGCCAGCTGA
- a CDS encoding Gfo/Idh/MocA family protein gives MYSSPENARRQFIQRSAAASAMAVASPWIVAPQALGKSRVAPSDKISLGVIGIGPRCTYDLKSMLALNDVQCVAVADVQESRRVAGKKLIDGHYQNDDCVVYRDFRELLARDDIDTVIVATGDRWHASASMLAAGAGKDVYSEKPCGITIDLCQQLAQTMKRTDRVFQAGTQRRSVPNFQQAVQLAQSGALGKLHTLYASVYIPTLNNNWLPRETTPDRDTCDWNMWLGPAPWRPYNSKYVSGGWRGLYDFDSGARLLDWGAHTVDLCQMANNSDDTLPVEYTPSETNITCRYANGVKLIIDFLKEPFGDRGPNWITRLGTCPVRFVGSEGSVETGDSGEIVVTPADLQAKVGAYKRVVGLDVTAHARDFFDCVKSRKAPVANAEVMRRSHVACHAAALAWILQRKLTLDPKTEAFIGDDEANRLRSRPARDWS, from the coding sequence ATGTATAGCAGCCCCGAAAATGCCCGCCGCCAGTTTATCCAACGATCCGCAGCGGCTTCTGCCATGGCGGTTGCATCCCCCTGGATCGTTGCTCCGCAAGCGCTTGGCAAATCACGAGTGGCGCCGAGCGACAAGATTTCACTTGGCGTGATCGGCATCGGCCCGCGCTGCACCTACGACCTGAAATCGATGCTGGCGCTCAACGACGTCCAGTGCGTTGCCGTAGCCGACGTGCAAGAGTCACGCCGTGTCGCTGGGAAAAAGCTGATCGACGGCCATTACCAAAACGACGACTGCGTCGTTTACCGTGACTTTCGCGAACTCCTAGCACGCGACGATATCGACACCGTGATCGTAGCAACCGGAGATCGCTGGCACGCATCAGCATCGATGTTGGCCGCCGGAGCCGGTAAAGACGTTTACAGCGAGAAGCCATGCGGGATCACAATCGACCTGTGTCAGCAACTGGCCCAAACGATGAAGCGGACAGACCGAGTGTTCCAAGCGGGGACGCAACGCCGCAGCGTCCCCAATTTCCAGCAAGCAGTCCAACTGGCCCAGTCCGGCGCGCTCGGCAAACTGCACACGCTCTATGCGTCAGTCTACATCCCCACACTTAACAACAACTGGCTCCCGCGCGAAACGACACCCGATCGCGACACGTGCGACTGGAACATGTGGCTGGGCCCTGCCCCCTGGCGTCCTTACAACAGCAAGTACGTGAGCGGCGGATGGCGTGGGCTCTACGATTTTGACTCCGGCGCCCGACTGCTTGACTGGGGCGCGCACACAGTCGACCTCTGCCAGATGGCAAACAATTCCGACGACACACTGCCCGTTGAATACACACCATCGGAAACGAATATCACCTGCCGGTACGCCAACGGCGTGAAACTGATCATCGACTTCCTGAAGGAACCCTTTGGCGATCGCGGACCGAACTGGATTACGCGTCTGGGTACCTGCCCGGTCCGATTTGTCGGCAGCGAAGGTTCAGTCGAAACGGGGGACAGCGGGGAGATTGTCGTCACGCCCGCCGACTTGCAAGCGAAGGTTGGGGCCTACAAGCGTGTGGTCGGGCTGGACGTGACAGCCCACGCCCGCGACTTCTTCGATTGCGTAAAGTCTCGCAAGGCTCCGGTTGCAAACGCTGAAGTCATGCGACGTTCGCACGTTGCGTGCCACGCAGCGGCACTGGCTTGGATCCTACAGCGCAAGCTGACACTGGATCCGAAAACAGAAGCATTTATCGGTGACGATGAGGCTAACCGCTTGCGATCACGCCCCGCCCGCGACTGGTCGTGA
- a CDS encoding GMC family oxidoreductase, with product MTSRSTYDYIIVGAGSAGCVLAAKLAADASARVLLLEAGGDHRKRSDVQRPAEYLRLQGTSLDWNYSTTVSAGLAGRTMICPRGRMLGGSSGINAMIYHEGLPEDLDAWQNVAGDFWNREAIELAMQELRGELESTESIEFPAEITPTGQAFMAAAKSACDQGKIAGRPEIYRRTTRRGARQSAMQAFLDSPPANLTIRSDTMVQRLEIRNGRTAGVVVGKSNHIETLDANRGVILAAGAIASPQLLMLSGIGPTKHLAEHGITTQIDSPAVGAGLVDHLAFPVTFAAKSTARFPSRWSMRDLVRWSYDQRGPIGSNLAEVGGFFDLPSRSGVPDAVRERAIQLHVTPTHYLRYPADDSPAAITLAVTGSQPISRGRVSLRSAEIDDSPSIDPGYLSDSRDVEVLAQGVELAREIAASEPLADWIDHELLPGEKRRTAAQLERAIRRFALTLYHPVGSCSMGIDPAASVVDPQLRVHGVENLYIADASVFPTLPRANPQATVMMVASRAAGAIANHSAS from the coding sequence ATGACTTCTCGCTCCACTTATGATTACATCATCGTTGGAGCCGGAAGCGCCGGGTGTGTGCTGGCGGCAAAGCTGGCAGCAGACGCCTCGGCTCGGGTTCTTCTGCTCGAAGCGGGGGGGGATCACCGCAAGCGTTCCGATGTTCAACGACCTGCAGAATACCTGCGTCTACAAGGGACGTCGCTGGACTGGAACTATTCGACAACGGTCTCTGCTGGGCTTGCCGGACGCACGATGATCTGCCCGCGCGGGCGGATGTTAGGCGGGTCCAGCGGCATCAATGCGATGATCTATCACGAGGGTCTTCCCGAAGACCTGGATGCCTGGCAAAACGTCGCTGGCGATTTTTGGAACCGCGAGGCGATCGAACTCGCAATGCAAGAACTGCGTGGGGAACTGGAATCGACCGAGTCGATCGAATTCCCCGCGGAGATCACCCCGACCGGCCAAGCGTTCATGGCTGCTGCAAAGTCGGCATGCGACCAAGGGAAGATCGCCGGGAGGCCAGAGATCTACCGCAGGACCACACGGCGTGGCGCTCGCCAATCGGCGATGCAAGCCTTCCTCGACTCCCCTCCAGCAAACCTGACGATCCGCAGCGACACGATGGTCCAGCGGTTGGAGATTCGGAACGGCCGAACTGCGGGAGTCGTTGTTGGCAAATCAAACCACATCGAAACACTCGACGCGAACCGCGGGGTGATCTTGGCAGCCGGAGCCATTGCATCGCCACAGTTGTTGATGCTTTCGGGCATTGGCCCCACAAAGCATCTGGCCGAACATGGGATCACCACACAAATCGATTCACCAGCCGTGGGGGCTGGCCTTGTCGATCACCTCGCCTTTCCCGTCACCTTTGCAGCCAAGTCGACAGCTAGATTTCCCAGTCGGTGGTCGATGCGCGACCTGGTCCGTTGGAGCTACGACCAACGAGGTCCGATCGGATCCAACCTTGCCGAAGTCGGTGGCTTCTTCGACCTGCCGTCCAGGAGTGGAGTGCCCGACGCCGTCCGAGAACGGGCGATCCAATTGCACGTCACCCCGACGCACTATCTGCGTTATCCCGCCGACGATTCACCGGCGGCGATCACGTTAGCCGTGACCGGATCGCAGCCGATCAGCCGCGGCCGCGTTTCGCTGCGCTCGGCAGAAATTGACGATTCGCCCAGCATCGACCCTGGATATCTGAGCGACTCTCGCGATGTCGAAGTGCTGGCGCAAGGTGTCGAACTGGCTCGTGAGATCGCCGCGAGCGAGCCTTTGGCCGACTGGATCGACCACGAATTGTTGCCCGGAGAAAAGCGTCGGACCGCGGCACAGTTGGAACGAGCGATCCGTCGATTTGCGCTGACGCTGTACCATCCGGTGGGCAGTTGTTCGATGGGGATCGATCCTGCCGCCAGCGTCGTCGATCCCCAGTTGCGTGTTCACGGCGTCGAGAATCTTTACATTGCCGACGCCTCTGTTTTCCCGACCCTTCCCAGGGCGAACCCCCAGGCAACGGTGATGATGGTCGCCAGCCGCGCTGCAGGTGCGATCGCCAATCACAGCGCATCGTGA
- the rplD gene encoding 50S ribosomal protein L4 — MASLTIYNATGGEVGKYDIDPAEIAPRISKQLLHDACVMYQANARMGTHRTKSRAEVAGHKKKMFRQKGTGNARMGHKHTNVRTGGGHGHAIRPRDYSYKMPKKAMQTATRMAIASKIIDEELVVIDKLSFDKPATKEMAGILKALGLDGKTALVATAGRCVNTYKSGRNIAGVSVSPVADLNALTVIKPHRILITKDALDRIRDGVFKQQAAANSESASEAEAS, encoded by the coding sequence ATGGCAAGTCTTACAATATACAATGCAACAGGCGGCGAAGTCGGCAAGTACGACATTGATCCAGCTGAGATTGCACCACGAATCAGCAAGCAACTGTTGCACGATGCGTGCGTCATGTACCAGGCGAACGCTCGCATGGGTACGCACCGCACTAAGTCACGTGCAGAAGTTGCTGGCCACAAGAAGAAGATGTTCCGCCAAAAGGGAACAGGCAATGCACGCATGGGCCACAAGCACACTAACGTGCGGACTGGCGGTGGCCACGGGCATGCGATCCGGCCACGCGATTACAGCTACAAGATGCCGAAGAAGGCGATGCAAACTGCGACGCGCATGGCGATTGCAAGTAAAATCATCGACGAAGAATTGGTGGTCATCGACAAGCTGAGCTTTGATAAGCCAGCGACGAAAGAGATGGCTGGTATCTTGAAGGCGCTTGGCTTGGATGGCAAGACAGCGTTGGTTGCGACCGCCGGGCGTTGTGTCAACACATACAAGAGCGGACGAAATATCGCAGGCGTCAGCGTGTCGCCCGTCGCGGATCTAAACGCATTGACTGTGATCAAGCCTCACCGGATCTTGATTACGAAGGATGCCTTGGATCGAATTCGCGACGGCGTGTTCAAGCAACAGGCTGCTGCGAATAGCGAGAGTGCATCAGAAGCGGAGGCATCGTAA
- a CDS encoding DUF1559 family PulG-like putative transporter: MISEFRDAEVSQQPDVALTKLANLFAVEQKLLELAEEQLGVDDVEVTNQYRDAPIADGGLLAVRLYHAGDYQRSEEVYRQTLSIARRRPGLALEEYNDLSWMALRAKRLADATPENRARYDAALGESEEAAALMAAMQYKKAAALYQEALPERQEVAGISPGLASEYNKFALAAARSEQAEAAEQAYRSALDMFELTIGKETARYSLALFNLAVLYSEQERLPEAEAAFLETRRIENRLGLDIDSQLATLDRIAGLYQKTQEPEKFNGIVVEYRLLERASHRGLTSLLRHLPLDAFLAASLDPAAILEDPALEHLPRELFQSLGPQLAGVDISKIQATLGFASLAPVEQGIAWGVMLKPIAGANLELQVPIETNEAAVGDFKYRKATDEKHFAACQAKLADGTLFMGSEAGLKQVLAMQNGDPNNMPQSKVGTRLRSQHGAGKLLLALDMAKIQLMAQAIASSGPALPPSLAPLKTLPEHLDSASLTVSLKESPYVTLQLQPRADSSVQNLNSIVTPALEFAQQELISGLGQQLRASGSEIGQPMLAYLSRVAQSKFNELAPVAESGQLVIRLREVLDLETAAHFGLLIPAIEGARLAAQQMSNSNNLKMIGLAMHNHHATYLCFPARRTTVDGKESGLSWRVHLLPFLEQSDLYQQFHLDEPWDSEHNKTLIEKMPAVFAAPGVNTAPGSTVYLTLAGPGTAMQDTQKVALRNITDGTSNTILVAEANPDQAVIWTKPDDLPFDPQQPLNGLNSARVDGIQLLFADGSVHLEPSDMDPKRMAALASIAGGEVIEGE, from the coding sequence TTGATTTCCGAGTTCCGCGATGCGGAAGTAAGTCAGCAACCGGACGTTGCGTTAACAAAATTAGCCAACCTGTTTGCTGTCGAACAGAAACTGCTCGAATTGGCAGAGGAGCAACTAGGAGTCGACGACGTTGAAGTCACGAACCAGTACCGCGACGCACCGATCGCAGACGGAGGATTATTGGCCGTGCGACTGTATCACGCTGGCGATTATCAGCGTTCCGAGGAAGTCTATCGCCAAACGCTCAGCATTGCCCGCCGACGGCCCGGGCTTGCCCTCGAAGAGTACAACGATTTGTCCTGGATGGCCCTTCGCGCAAAGCGACTGGCAGACGCGACTCCAGAGAATAGGGCACGGTACGACGCGGCGTTAGGGGAATCGGAAGAAGCGGCCGCGCTCATGGCCGCGATGCAGTACAAGAAAGCAGCAGCGTTGTACCAGGAGGCGTTGCCCGAACGGCAGGAGGTCGCAGGCATCTCACCTGGCCTGGCGAGCGAATACAACAAATTTGCCCTCGCGGCAGCCCGTTCGGAGCAAGCGGAGGCCGCAGAGCAAGCGTACCGATCAGCACTTGACATGTTTGAGCTAACGATCGGAAAAGAGACGGCACGATATTCGTTGGCCTTGTTCAACTTGGCCGTCCTGTACAGCGAGCAAGAGCGTTTGCCCGAAGCTGAAGCCGCATTCCTGGAAACGCGACGGATTGAAAACCGGCTAGGGCTCGATATCGACTCCCAACTGGCAACGCTCGATCGAATTGCCGGGCTGTATCAGAAGACACAGGAACCAGAGAAGTTTAACGGCATCGTTGTTGAATATCGCCTTCTGGAGCGTGCGTCCCATCGCGGACTGACTTCGTTGCTGCGACATCTTCCATTAGATGCGTTCCTCGCTGCTTCGCTTGACCCCGCGGCGATCCTTGAAGACCCTGCACTGGAGCATCTGCCCCGCGAACTCTTCCAAAGCCTGGGACCGCAACTGGCAGGGGTCGATATTTCGAAGATTCAAGCGACGCTCGGTTTTGCGTCGCTGGCTCCCGTAGAACAAGGGATCGCGTGGGGCGTCATGCTGAAGCCGATCGCTGGCGCAAACCTCGAACTGCAGGTCCCAATCGAAACCAACGAAGCGGCTGTGGGGGACTTCAAGTACCGAAAGGCGACCGATGAAAAGCACTTCGCGGCGTGCCAGGCCAAACTGGCGGACGGGACGCTTTTCATGGGCAGCGAAGCTGGACTCAAGCAGGTCTTGGCAATGCAAAACGGCGACCCCAACAATATGCCCCAAAGCAAGGTCGGCACGCGATTGCGGTCGCAGCATGGCGCCGGAAAGCTACTGCTTGCCCTGGATATGGCCAAAATCCAGCTGATGGCGCAAGCCATCGCCAGCAGTGGCCCCGCGCTGCCGCCGTCGTTGGCACCGCTTAAGACGCTGCCCGAGCACCTTGATTCCGCCAGCCTCACAGTCTCACTGAAGGAGTCGCCTTACGTGACGCTGCAATTGCAGCCACGCGCCGATTCGTCGGTCCAGAACCTGAACTCGATCGTGACTCCCGCGTTGGAATTCGCTCAACAGGAATTGATCTCGGGACTGGGGCAGCAACTGCGTGCTAGTGGGAGCGAGATCGGCCAGCCGATGCTTGCCTACCTGAGTCGCGTCGCGCAATCCAAATTCAATGAACTGGCACCGGTTGCGGAATCAGGGCAACTGGTCATCCGACTGCGAGAGGTCTTGGACCTGGAGACCGCCGCTCACTTCGGATTACTGATCCCTGCGATAGAAGGTGCTCGGCTTGCCGCACAGCAAATGAGCAACTCAAACAATCTGAAGATGATCGGTTTGGCGATGCACAATCACCACGCCACCTACCTTTGCTTTCCAGCGAGGCGCACGACAGTTGACGGAAAGGAGTCGGGGCTCAGTTGGCGCGTTCACCTGCTGCCGTTTCTAGAACAATCGGATCTGTACCAACAGTTCCATCTCGATGAGCCTTGGGACAGTGAGCACAACAAAACGTTGATTGAGAAAATGCCCGCGGTGTTTGCCGCCCCTGGAGTCAACACGGCTCCGGGATCGACGGTCTATCTGACCTTGGCAGGCCCGGGGACTGCGATGCAGGACACTCAGAAGGTTGCGTTACGAAACATTACCGATGGTACGTCCAATACGATCTTGGTGGCCGAAGCGAACCCCGACCAGGCAGTCATTTGGACCAAACCAGACGACCTTCCGTTTGATCCACAACAACCTCTTAACGGCTTGAACAGCGCGCGTGTCGATGGGATCCAGCTACTGTTTGCCGATGGGTCGGTCCACTTGGAGCCGAGCGACATGGATCCAAAACGAATGGCCGCGCTGGCATCGATCGCGGGAGGTGAAGTGATCGAAGGCGAATAG
- a CDS encoding vWA domain-containing protein encodes MPTTMNLAVNSQNESTSRANWRGYAISATLHAVLLLALAFVVLGESRVETFIVTAKQATARAEPLIAIPLEPAPAPEPQTSEAIELDSPPPKLLLAPIPVDLPGRLASQRLGALSGSGQNVVTVAHAQPVTKTETKSKEKAADAVPSDSRRATFFGSHAYGNNFVFILDASPSMVGARYRRACDELIASLMKLEDSQSFYVLLFSWRTQLMFDGPLASIQFIPATDENVDRFRQWLYAQDVRKNNGTDPRVALDLAERLQPDAVFLLSDGEFNKPPRWNPSMPTRAMPQRSVARLVEMIYETIPLHCIAFEIAACEPGLRALSVLTGGSCRFVPPLRPDADQIFLTKLENQLRQVDPQGTGDSFRAQQTRLTIANWLVEKGFTEEAQDVIGVLADKQLPSRLQRKLESIQGKISQQNDLPHRPMVPLPTSHHADTHNTHPNRSTEMGSGSRAG; translated from the coding sequence ATGCCGACAACCATGAATTTGGCAGTCAACAGCCAGAACGAATCGACGTCGCGAGCAAACTGGCGCGGTTACGCGATCAGCGCGACGCTGCACGCGGTGCTTCTGCTCGCTCTCGCGTTTGTGGTGCTGGGCGAAAGCAGGGTGGAAACCTTCATCGTCACAGCAAAACAAGCGACCGCGCGCGCCGAGCCACTCATTGCGATTCCGCTGGAACCCGCACCAGCTCCCGAGCCGCAGACGTCCGAAGCGATCGAGCTCGACTCTCCGCCCCCCAAACTTTTGCTGGCTCCCATCCCCGTCGACCTTCCCGGCAGACTCGCTTCGCAGAGACTCGGCGCATTGTCCGGCAGCGGGCAGAACGTCGTCACAGTCGCCCACGCACAGCCGGTCACAAAAACGGAAACCAAGTCGAAAGAGAAAGCTGCCGACGCGGTCCCCTCGGACTCTCGAAGAGCTACATTTTTCGGGAGCCATGCTTACGGCAACAACTTTGTCTTCATCCTCGATGCGTCGCCGAGCATGGTTGGCGCACGTTATCGAAGAGCCTGCGACGAACTAATCGCGTCGCTGATGAAGTTGGAAGACTCGCAATCGTTTTACGTGCTGCTGTTCAGCTGGCGGACTCAGTTGATGTTCGATGGTCCGCTTGCATCGATACAGTTCATCCCGGCGACCGACGAAAACGTCGACCGGTTTCGGCAGTGGTTGTATGCGCAAGATGTGCGTAAAAACAACGGCACCGATCCGCGAGTGGCGTTGGACCTCGCCGAGCGATTGCAACCCGATGCTGTCTTCTTGCTGTCCGATGGCGAATTCAACAAACCGCCGCGATGGAATCCGAGCATGCCGACGCGGGCGATGCCTCAACGCAGCGTCGCTCGGCTGGTGGAAATGATTTACGAGACGATCCCGCTGCATTGCATCGCGTTTGAAATTGCCGCCTGTGAACCGGGGCTTCGCGCCCTTTCGGTGCTGACCGGCGGCAGCTGTCGCTTTGTCCCTCCGCTGCGTCCCGACGCGGACCAGATCTTTTTGACGAAGCTAGAGAACCAATTAAGGCAGGTCGATCCGCAGGGAACCGGCGACAGCTTTCGTGCCCAACAAACGCGGCTAACCATCGCGAATTGGCTGGTCGAAAAAGGGTTTACCGAGGAGGCTCAAGATGTCATCGGAGTCCTCGCAGACAAACAATTGCCCTCGCGGTTGCAACGCAAGCTGGAATCGATCCAAGGAAAGATATCCCAACAGAACGACCTGCCGCACCGACCGATGGTGCCGCTCCCGACTTCTCACCACGCCGACACACACAACACTCACCCGAACCGGTCCACCGAAATGGGTTCAGGGAGCCGGGCAGGTTAA
- the tal gene encoding transaldolase: MNQLEQLKQYTTVVADTGDFESMKQYQPQDATTNPSLILQAAGKPEYAHLIEQAVRDAGSKGTDAIIDRVLVLFGLEILKIVPGRVSTEVDARLSFDTQGTIDKAHQLIAAYESEGISRDRVLIKIASTWEGIRAAEKLEREGIHCNLTLLFSFAQAVACAEAGVQLISPFVGRIYDWHKAKEGRDFAGAEDPGVSSVTSIYNYYKKFGYKTEVMGASFRNIGQITSLAGCDLLTISPNLLQELADGDAPIEPSLAADTAKQSDLEKISLDEKSFRFEFNEDAMATEKTAEGIRKFAADVVKLEKIDAIAGAAC, translated from the coding sequence GTGAATCAGTTAGAGCAGTTGAAGCAATATACAACCGTTGTCGCCGACACCGGCGACTTCGAGTCGATGAAGCAATACCAGCCACAGGATGCCACGACCAATCCATCGCTGATCCTTCAAGCGGCCGGCAAGCCCGAGTATGCCCACCTGATCGAACAAGCGGTTCGCGACGCGGGAAGCAAGGGAACCGATGCGATCATCGATCGCGTTCTCGTTCTGTTCGGGTTGGAAATCTTGAAGATCGTGCCGGGGCGCGTGTCGACCGAAGTCGACGCAAGGCTGTCGTTCGATACCCAGGGAACGATCGACAAGGCGCATCAGTTGATTGCCGCTTACGAATCGGAGGGGATCTCGCGGGACCGCGTATTGATCAAGATCGCCTCGACTTGGGAAGGGATTCGCGCCGCTGAAAAACTCGAGCGCGAAGGGATCCACTGCAACCTGACCTTGCTGTTCTCGTTTGCTCAAGCCGTCGCATGCGCCGAAGCGGGCGTGCAACTGATCTCACCGTTTGTCGGGCGGATCTACGATTGGCACAAAGCGAAAGAGGGCCGCGATTTTGCGGGGGCCGAAGACCCGGGAGTGAGCTCGGTTACGTCGATCTACAACTACTACAAGAAGTTCGGATACAAGACCGAGGTGATGGGAGCGTCGTTCCGAAACATCGGCCAAATCACATCGCTAGCCGGATGCGATCTGCTGACGATCAGCCCCAACCTGCTGCAGGAGTTGGCCGACGGCGATGCGCCGATCGAACCCAGTTTGGCGGCCGACACGGCGAAACAGTCCGACCTGGAAAAGATCTCGCTGGACGAGAAGTCGTTCCGATTCGAGTTCAACGAAGACGCGATGGCGACCGAAAAAACGGCCGAGGGGATTCGCAAGTTTGCCGCCGATGTGGTCAAGCTGGAAAAGATCGATGCCATCGCCGGGGCAGCTTGTTAA